The following proteins come from a genomic window of Ammospiza nelsoni isolate bAmmNel1 chromosome 6, bAmmNel1.pri, whole genome shotgun sequence:
- the RPL27A gene encoding large ribosomal subunit protein uL15: protein MFNKVTKFPKIAKFCLKLRFPRREQTGSGAGCGRGPAPHGSARRSRLSEASRDLGPAPSRAPLPVLARAAPFLSLAHAGKMPSRLRKTRKLRGHVSHGHGRVGKHRKHPGGRGNAGGLHHHRINFDKYHPGYFGKVGMRHYHLKRNQKFCPTVNLDKLWTLVSEQTRLNYAKNEAGLAPVIDVVRSGYYKVLGKGKLPKQPVIVKAKFFSRRAEEKIKEVGGACVLVA from the exons ATGTTTAATAAAGTGACCAAATTTCCAAAAATTGCTAAATTCTGTTTAAAGCTCCGCTTCCCGCGCCGGGAGCAGACGGGGAGCGGTGCCGGCTGTGGGCGGGGCCCGGCCCCTCACGGCTccgcccgccgctcccgcctcAGCGAAGCCTCGCGAGATCTCGGCCCCGCCCCGTCCCGCGCGCCTTTGCCCGTTCTCGCGAGAGCCGCGCCCTTTCTCTCCCTCGCGCACGCCGGCAAGATG CCTTCCCGCCTCAGGAAGACGCGAAAGCTGAGAGGACACGTCAGCCACGGCCACGGCCGCGTGG GCAAACACAGGAAGCATCCTGGAGGACGTGGTAATGCCGGTGGTTTGCACCATCACAGGATTAACTTTGATAAATA CCACCCTGGTTACTTTGGGAAGGTGGGCATGAGGCACTACCACCTGAAGAGGAACCAGAAGTTCTGTCCCACGGTGAACCTGGACAAGCTGTGGACGCTGGTCAGCGAGCAGACCAGGCTCAACTACGCCAAGAACGAGGCGGGCCTGGCCCCGGTCATCGACGTCGTGCGCTCG GGCTACTACAAAGTGCTGGGCAAGGGGAAGCTGCCCAAGCAGCCTGTCATTGTGAAAGCCAAGTTCTTCAGcagaagagcagaggaaaagatCAAAGAAGTTGGTGGTGCCTGTGTGCTTGTGGCATaa